Proteins encoded in a region of the Gammaproteobacteria bacterium genome:
- a CDS encoding class II aldolase/adducin family protein, with amino-acid sequence MSEAIQQQSGKAKYSVEEIRARRKRDCALGYRLFAAQRWGDLGDGHISARDPERTDCFWMLRYGVSYHAAMVSDLVLVGPNGELVEGEGFINIAGYFIHHPILEARPDLISAAHVHTGWGTPFSAEARRIEPISQESCIFFEDHALWEDEEVQVQSVAAGRRIAAALGQNSAIILRNHGLLTGGDSVAEAVGSFVYMERVAEVHMKARNPKPIFAEAARFAKEDLIKSGAGRAAFASMLKRYIPDPGIVN; translated from the coding sequence ATGTCAGAAGCAATCCAACAGCAGAGTGGTAAAGCCAAATATTCCGTCGAAGAAATACGTGCTCGAAGGAAACGTGATTGTGCGCTGGGCTATCGATTGTTTGCAGCGCAGAGATGGGGCGACCTGGGTGATGGTCACATCAGCGCACGAGATCCTGAAAGAACGGATTGTTTCTGGATGTTACGCTATGGTGTTTCTTATCACGCGGCGATGGTATCTGATCTCGTTTTAGTTGGCCCGAATGGTGAGCTTGTTGAAGGTGAGGGGTTTATCAATATTGCTGGCTACTTTATCCATCATCCTATTCTCGAAGCACGGCCCGATTTAATCAGCGCAGCTCACGTCCACACTGGCTGGGGCACACCGTTCTCAGCTGAAGCAAGAAGGATAGAGCCGATCTCGCAGGAATCCTGTATTTTTTTCGAAGACCATGCGCTGTGGGAAGACGAAGAAGTACAGGTTCAAAGTGTTGCAGCGGGGCGCCGGATTGCTGCCGCCCTGGGTCAGAACAGCGCGATAATTCTTAGAAATCACGGTTTGTTAACCGGCGGTGATAGCGTCGCTGAAGCGGTAGGGAGTTTCGTTTATATGGAACGCGTTGCAGAAGTTCACATGAAGGCGCGCAATCCAAAACCAATCTTCGCAGAAGCAGCCCGGTTTGCCAAAGAAGATCTGATTAAGTCAGGCGCGGGACGTGCCGCCTTTGCAAGCATGTTGAAACGTTACATTCCTGATCCGGGAATCGTAAACTGA
- a CDS encoding Fic family protein, whose amino-acid sequence MPTPLGYSHLVNRYYLRVLPLAQEASIATDIKGREIRQQGGKHIALFEPKYQPEDSLKGHLQFALRYEGVNLQILAQLFAKTGEQDLTDWISNSPESRYARTACFLYEWLTGKSLQVQDPVPSRASYVKIADPALQLAFPQGEKNSRFRVQNNLPGTRNFCPLVRMTNYLQGMISADLRRTTAMTLERYDQGLLRRAAAYLYLKETQSSFEVEREKPTPQKAQRFADLLRQADTQEPLTMERLVKLQQVVVDPRFHEFTWRTQQNWLGKDLGYRQQVDFVPPRPQDVPGLMAGLLAMATEYQNLGNGRILSSPDPVIMAAAIAFGFIYIHPFMDGNGRIHRYLIHDVLAKAGFTPRGIVLPVSAVILSNLDEYIATLEQFSKPVNQLTDFDPTQPELSASGNDSGFFCYPDLTAQAEFLYKALERTVAEDLQSEIDYLLGFDRAAKALNAFLDWPAHSMELFIRVVRENDGTLSANKRKSHFAWMRDEEIHEAESLVQDAFVK is encoded by the coding sequence ATGCCCACGCCACTGGGGTACAGCCATCTTGTTAATCGCTACTACCTGCGGGTTTTACCGCTCGCGCAGGAAGCTTCGATTGCCACGGATATAAAGGGGCGGGAGATCCGCCAGCAAGGCGGCAAGCATATCGCCCTGTTTGAGCCCAAATACCAACCGGAAGACAGCCTGAAGGGTCATCTGCAATTTGCTCTTCGCTACGAAGGGGTCAATCTGCAGATACTGGCGCAACTATTTGCAAAAACCGGAGAGCAGGACCTTACAGATTGGATCAGTAATAGTCCGGAATCTCGTTACGCACGAACAGCCTGTTTTCTCTATGAGTGGCTTACCGGAAAATCACTACAGGTACAGGATCCGGTTCCATCGCGAGCGAGCTACGTTAAGATCGCCGATCCGGCTCTGCAGCTGGCATTTCCTCAAGGAGAAAAAAACAGTAGGTTCCGTGTCCAGAACAATCTGCCCGGAACACGTAACTTCTGCCCGCTGGTGCGCATGACAAATTATCTGCAAGGGATGATAAGCGCAGATTTGCGCCGTACTACAGCGATGACTCTCGAACGGTACGACCAGGGTCTACTCCGACGAGCAGCAGCATACCTGTATCTGAAAGAGACCCAGTCCTCGTTTGAAGTCGAACGCGAAAAGCCGACGCCACAAAAGGCACAGCGATTCGCGGATTTATTGCGACAGGCAGACACCCAGGAACCTTTGACAATGGAACGGTTGGTGAAATTGCAGCAGGTGGTTGTTGACCCGCGCTTTCACGAATTCACCTGGCGTACACAACAAAATTGGCTCGGGAAAGATTTAGGATACCGACAGCAAGTGGATTTTGTCCCGCCACGCCCCCAGGACGTACCAGGTTTGATGGCAGGGTTGCTTGCCATGGCAACCGAATATCAGAACCTGGGTAATGGACGCATACTGTCCAGCCCTGACCCGGTCATTATGGCGGCAGCAATAGCCTTCGGTTTTATCTACATCCATCCATTTATGGATGGTAACGGGAGAATCCACCGGTATCTGATTCACGACGTGTTGGCAAAAGCCGGTTTCACGCCTCGTGGTATTGTCCTGCCGGTATCCGCCGTGATCCTGTCAAACCTCGACGAATACATTGCGACACTGGAGCAATTCTCAAAACCAGTCAATCAATTGACTGACTTCGACCCCACGCAGCCAGAACTATCAGCATCTGGAAATGACTCAGGTTTTTTCTGCTACCCTGATCTGACAGCCCAGGCGGAATTTCTCTATAAAGCGTTAGAACGAACCGTTGCAGAAGATCTGCAGTCAGAAATCGACTATTTGTTAGGTTTTGATCGTGCTGCAAAAGCCTTGAATGCGTTCCTGGATTGGCCCGCGCATAGCATGGAGCTGTTTATCAGAGTTGTTCGAGAAAACGATGGCACCTTGTCGGCCAACAAGCGCAAAAGCCACTTTGCGTGGATGCGCGATGAGGAGATTCACGAGGCTGAGAGCCTGGTACAGGATGCCTTTGTAAAATAG